The genomic segment TGATTGTCGGCCAGAATGTGGGTGATCAAATAGGCGTGCTCCGGCCGGAGCACCTGGCGGGGCGGCGAACTCCCCGGCGCAATTGTGCGGCCAAAGTTGTCGCTGATCTGTAAAATAGAAGTGGGGGGAGTCAAAATGCCGCCGTTGGCCATAGCCTGGTAAGCGCCCGCCAATTCCAGCAAAGACACTTCCCCGCTGCCCAGGGTCAAGGACAGGCCATAATCATTGCGGGTGAGGGTGGTAATGCCCAGGCGGGCCGCCATCTCTTTGAGCGCGTCAAGGCCCATCAATTCCAGCGCCTTCACCGGCGGAATATTATACGAGTTGCCCAGGGCCGAGCGTAACAAAACCGGGCCGTGAAATTTGTTATCGTAATTTTGGGGCCGGTATACCCCGCCCGCGCCGTCGGGATACTCCACCGGCACGTCCATTATCAGGGTGCTGGGGGTCCAGCCAAGCTGCTCAAACGCAGCCAGGTAAGTGAGCGGTTTAATAGACGAACCTGGCTGGCGAGGGCTGAGGGTTATATTCACCTGGCCGTCAATGGTTTCATCCTCAAAATCCTTGCTGCCTACCATTACCAAAATCTGGCCGGTGGCCACATCCAGGGCGACCAGCGCGCCGTTGGTCACGTTGCGGCCGGCCAGAGCGTCTACTTGTTGGCGTACTTCTTGCTCGGCAATGGCCTGCAAGCGGGGGGCGAGCGTAGTTTGCACACGCAAGCCAACCTGGTAAATGTAGTCGGGGCCTACCATCTTTTCCAACTCCTGGCGCACGTAATTGGCAAAATGGGGCGCGGCAAAGGCAAAACCGGGGTCTCGAAAATACAATTCGGCGGCTTTGGCGGCTGCGGCTTCCGCCGCGTTGATATATTGCGCTTCAACCATCAAATCCAATACGTTGGCCTGGCGCGCTTTTGCCCCGGCGGGATTGGTGTAGGGGTCGTGAATAGCGGGCGATTGGGGCAGACCGGCCAGCATGGCGGCCTCGGGCAGGGTCAACTCCCCGGCCGATTTGCCAAAGTAGGTTTGGGCGGCGGCTTCAATACCGTAGGCCAGGTTACCGTAGTAAATCTGGTTGAGGTAAATCTCCAAAATCTGATCTTTGGTGTAGCGGCGATTGATCTCCACGGCCAATACCGCCTCTTTGATTTTTCGGGCGTACGATTGCTCAACCCGTTCTTCGGGCGTTAACAGGATCATTTTGGCCAATTGTTGGGTGATAGTGCTGGCGCCGGAGACAATCCTGTCTTCACTGACATTATAATAGACAGCGCGGGCAATGGCGATGGGGTCAACGCCTACATTCAAATAAAAAAAACGATCCTCGGTAGCGACGGTGGCGTTCTTGAGATAAGGTGAAATTTGGGCCAGGGGTACGTAAGTGCGCCGCCCGCCGGTAGGGTCAACAATTTCCCAGAGCAAATTACCCTCCCTATCCAAAATTTGGGTGGTGGCAAAATGCAGGGACCGGGCGCTCAGTTCCTCGGCGGAAGGAAGTTGAGCGGCAATAACCACATAAATCAGCCCGCCCCCGGCCACAACCAGGGCGCCCAGTAAAACCACAACAAGAACCGTCAAGATACCCCCATGTATCACCCGGCGTTGCCAGTTGGCGGCCAGGCGAGCCAGGTGCGGCGGCGCGGCAATAATGGTAGGCTGATAAGTTGGCGGCCGAACAGGTTGGGGAGGAGGGGTTGGCCGGGGTTGAG from the Anaerolineae bacterium genome contains:
- the pbpC gene encoding penicillin-binding protein 1C, giving the protein MSNVKKPGANDTRPVKQPVQPQADQTRPVRRPADPDQTTPSPRYRPPEAPPSPPPTTAAAPAPGKNIARPGPQTTQPRPTPPPQPVRPPTYQPTIIAAPPHLARLAANWQRRVIHGGILTVLVVVLLGALVVAGGGLIYVVIAAQLPSAEELSARSLHFATTQILDREGNLLWEIVDPTGGRRTYVPLAQISPYLKNATVATEDRFFYLNVGVDPIAIARAVYYNVSEDRIVSGASTITQQLAKMILLTPEERVEQSYARKIKEAVLAVEINRRYTKDQILEIYLNQIYYGNLAYGIEAAAQTYFGKSAGELTLPEAAMLAGLPQSPAIHDPYTNPAGAKARQANVLDLMVEAQYINAAEAAAAKAAELYFRDPGFAFAAPHFANYVRQELEKMVGPDYIYQVGLRVQTTLAPRLQAIAEQEVRQQVDALAGRNVTNGALVALDVATGQILVMVGSKDFEDETIDGQVNITLSPRQPGSSIKPLTYLAAFEQLGWTPSTLIMDVPVEYPDGAGGVYRPQNYDNKFHGPVLLRSALGNSYNIPPVKALELMGLDALKEMAARLGITTLTRNDYGLSLTLGSGEVSLLELAGAYQAMANGGILTPPTSILQISDNFGRTIAPGSSPPRQVLRPEHAYLITHILADNQARTPAFGPNSPLQLSRPAAAKTGTTTDYRDNWAMGYTPDIVAGVWVGNANNTPMQNVSGVAGAGPIWHNFMERAHEGRPIRDFVRPAAIIEIEVCADSGTLPGPACPERRKEIFYQEQPPLGPEHDIHQLIEIDLNTGLRANEFCRGNVEQRYYRVYPPDGREWALSQGIEQPPQDYCPSANIVAKISSPLDGSTARGFITLEGSAAAANFSHYQIELGVGTDPQAFVLVHGPANQIVEQGVLGVLDTTQVENGAYTLRLLVFNRNGGLAESRLRLLVDNPATPVFTPSPTITPTAIPVDTLTPVPTPIPIDTPTPTSFPPTATPTPTATYTLPPPTTTPTFLPTEVPTATPTSTLTPTLSLESPTATATPTTPVSQTPTPS